Genomic window (Deltaproteobacteria bacterium PRO3):
CTCCTTGGAGATGTCGTAGAAAAAGGTATGGGTGGTTTTCCCGAGCGAGGGCTCGGCGGTTTTTTTGACGACGCTCATGCGCGCTCTCCTTCCAAAGCTCAAATAAGCAAGGAAGATGCCAAGAGCGCCCGACGATAATTCTTGAAGGACATCCGGCCCCTAGCCGCCAAGGCCCGCCGCCGGGCTTATAATTTTGTAAGGAAATCGTGTTTGAAATTAAATTTTTGAAAGAGGGGCCTCGTCGCCGGGGCCCGGCAAGCTCCTACTCCCCCTCCACCGCCCGCTTGAGCAGGCTCGTCTTCGTCGGCAGGCCGGACTTCTCCAACATATTATAGACGCTTTTGAGGGTGAGCCCCAATTCGCCGGCGATCTTCTTCTTGTCGTAGGCGTGGCGGCGCAGCAGCTCGACCAGCCGCGCCCGCTCCGCCGTCGACTCCGAGCCCAGCGGCGCGGAGGCGGCGCTCCCCTTCCCGCCCAGGCCCTGGGCCTCCAGCATCTTGCGGTCGATGCGCCGCCCGCCGGCGAAGAGCAGGGCCGCGCGCAGCACCGACTCCAGCTCGCGCACGTTGCCCGGCCAGGGCCGCGACATCAGCCACTGCAAGGCGTCCTGCGCCAACTGACTGGGTTTCAGACGGTACTCCTTCGCCACCTTCTGAATCAAGTGATGCGCCAGGACGGGGATGTCCTCGCGCCGCTCGCGCAACGCGGGCAGGCGGATCGTCAGGCCGTTGATGCGGAAGAAGAGATCCTGCCGGAATTTCCCCTCCCGCACCATCGCCTCGAGGTCGCGGTTGGAGGCCGTCACCAGGCGCAACTCGACCTTCACCGGCTGGTTGGAGCCCAAGGGCCGCACCGTCCCCTCCTGCAGCACCCGCAGCAGCTTCGCTTGCATGCCGAGCGACATGTCGGCCACCTCGTCTAGGAACAAGGTCCCGCCGTCGGCCTGTTGGATCAGTCCGACGCGGTCGCGGTCGGCCTGCGTGAAGGCCCCGCGCTTGTAGCCGAAGAGCTCGCTCTCCAGGAGGTTCTCCGGGATGGCGCCGCAATTCTCCGAGACGAAAGGCTTGGATTTCCAGGGGCTGTTGTGATGCAGGGCCCGCGCGACGAGCTCCTTGCCCGTCCCCGACTCGCCGAAGATCCAGACGGGGATCTTAGTCGGCGCCACGTGGTCGAGCTGCTCCAAGACCTGAAGCATGGGGCGCGACTTGCCGACGATCTCCTCGTAGCCGAATTTGAGGCGGCGGCGCGCCTGGCTGAGCTCGCCGCTCAGCTCCTCCAGCTGCTGCTCCTGATCCTTCACCCGGCTTTCCAACCGTTCGCCGCGGGCCTTCAACTCTTCCAACAGGCGCGCCTTT
Coding sequences:
- a CDS encoding GAF domain-containing protein; the protein is MENPSIASRPSPNLSAGIPEGRFRQFCEINRRISERAGLDEILERVMDAAIELSGAERGFLLLKEDGAKQGSLKGFRVKTARRLNREALEGEELKFSWTLVQGALRQGTPLLTDNAQADERFREARSVVQFQLKSVLVLPMELNGEPFGAIYLDHRFAPDCFAGQDLAMLSALAVQATLAIEKARLLEELKARGERLESRVKDQEQQLEELSGELSQARRRLKFGYEEIVGKSRPMLQVLEQLDHVAPTKIPVWIFGESGTGKELVARALHHNSPWKSKPFVSENCGAIPENLLESELFGYKRGAFTQADRDRVGLIQQADGGTLFLDEVADMSLGMQAKLLRVLQEGTVRPLGSNQPVKVELRLVTASNRDLEAMVREGKFRQDLFFRINGLTIRLPALRERREDIPVLAHHLIQKVAKEYRLKPSQLAQDALQWLMSRPWPGNVRELESVLRAALLFAGGRRIDRKMLEAQGLGGKGSAASAPLGSESTAERARLVELLRRHAYDKKKIAGELGLTLKSVYNMLEKSGLPTKTSLLKRAVEGE